One region of Rickettsiales bacterium genomic DNA includes:
- a CDS encoding TrbG/VirB9 family P-type conjugative transfer protein yields the protein MIFGSFSSEANKGIGTDSRIRTFVYGPNDVFRVTTTYGYQTTIEFEDDEKIRTISLGNSGYFRVTPLRNKIILRALQSNLLTNVTVITDKRTYQFEFSSITNSINDIMYVVRFYYPENGGDAPPPMLNTPTMPAQNMMQLPTPNMPLNNVSVPEVKLGASPVATQPMMMNIPPATQPMQQGNLGLNYNYTLTGPESLSPSEVFDDGSKTYIKFNNQSTPLFKFAPQKNQEIPANYQLSNGYYVVEGVAPQINIYFGSEKISLYNEAYGR from the coding sequence TTGATTTTTGGAAGTTTCAGCTCTGAGGCTAATAAAGGCATTGGAACTGACTCCAGAATTAGAACTTTTGTTTATGGCCCAAACGATGTTTTTAGGGTTACCACAACTTATGGATATCAAACCACTATTGAGTTTGAAGATGATGAAAAAATCCGCACTATATCGCTCGGAAATTCAGGATATTTTAGAGTTACCCCGCTTAGAAACAAAATTATTTTAAGAGCGTTACAATCAAATTTACTAACAAATGTAACGGTTATAACTGATAAAAGAACCTATCAATTTGAATTTTCTTCAATCACCAATTCTATTAACGATATAATGTATGTTGTGCGATTTTATTACCCAGAAAATGGCGGTGATGCTCCACCACCAATGTTAAACACTCCGACAATGCCAGCACAAAATATGATGCAATTGCCAACCCCAAATATGCCTTTGAATAATGTTTCAGTGCCAGAAGTTAAGCTTGGTGCTTCACCTGTAGCCACCCAGCCTATGATGATGAATATCCCACCTGCAACGCAACCAATGCAACAAGGAAATCTTGGCTTAAACTATAATTATACTCTCACTGGCCCTGAATCCCTCTCACCCTCAGAGGTTTTTGATGATGGCTCTAAGACATATATAAAGTTTAATAATCAAAGCACACCTTTATTCAAATTTGCACCTCAAAAGAACCAAGAAATTCCTGCTAATTATCAGCTAAGTAATGGCTATTATGTAGTTGAAGGGGTTGCGCCACAGATAAATATATATTTTGGTTCTGAGAAAATTTCTCTTTATAATGAGGCCTATGGTAGATAA